A stretch of the Elusimicrobiota bacterium genome encodes the following:
- a CDS encoding class I SAM-dependent methyltransferase — protein sequence MYRELKGRGPKLLREDFCGTFGVCCEWVKLGPGYRAYGRDLGAKPIAYGKRYFLSRLAPEQRRRVAIERKDVLAPGGPKSDLIMAMNFSYFIFKERAALKAYFKNCFRNLRRGGVLAMDCFGGGGVHRPNKESTVHPRFTYYWEQYDYDPVHNTARCAMHFKPKGGRKMLDVFTYDWRVWTVAEIRELLAEAGFRRSHVYWEGDDGRRGNGKFARDENGGREEIWIAMIAAEK from the coding sequence ATGTACCGGGAGCTGAAAGGCCGGGGGCCCAAGCTCCTGCGCGAGGACTTCTGCGGGACCTTCGGCGTGTGCTGCGAGTGGGTCAAGCTCGGCCCCGGCTACCGCGCCTACGGGCGCGACCTCGGCGCGAAGCCGATCGCGTACGGAAAGAGGTATTTCCTGTCCCGGCTGGCGCCCGAGCAGAGGCGGCGCGTCGCGATCGAGCGCAAAGACGTCCTCGCGCCCGGCGGGCCGAAGAGCGACCTGATCATGGCGATGAACTTCTCCTACTTCATCTTCAAGGAGCGCGCGGCGCTCAAGGCCTACTTCAAGAACTGCTTCCGCAACCTCCGCCGCGGCGGCGTGCTGGCGATGGACTGCTTCGGCGGAGGCGGCGTCCACCGGCCGAACAAGGAGAGCACGGTCCACCCCCGCTTCACCTACTACTGGGAGCAGTACGACTACGACCCGGTGCACAACACGGCCCGCTGCGCGATGCACTTCAAGCCCAAGGGCGGGCGGAAGATGCTGGACGTCTTCACCTACGATTGGCGCGTCTGGACCGTCGCCGAGATCCGCGAGCTGCTGGCCGAGGCGGGGTTCCGGAGGTCGCACGTCTACTGGGAAGGCGACGACGGGAGGCGGGGCAACGGCAAGTTCGCCCGAGACGAGAACGGCGGCCGCGAGGAGATCTGGATCGCGATGATCGCGGCCGAGAAGTAG
- a CDS encoding alpha/beta hydrolase produces the protein MKRAIVAGLLGVLCAAAVFAAAVSFAPFQTHMALRRLALRRGGAQRVPAGPLLAYELSSCRPGAPCRCVALVHGMGDSAMTWDKTMLGRGGATLPPEGIMLLAVDMPGTDGSAPAADYGIRAQARVLRAALEPRCPEWTVAGNSLGGWISGWLAVDWPQGVRRLVLVNAAGLSDPTARSLEAAKVLADPTIPAMKAFNAKAYGKPRAVPDRAWPAAVASIRARPTRAILEALKLEDVLDSRLKDVKADTVILWGSADGVLPAEFAERFRKGVRGSRVELVPGCGHLPQQECPESVSRALFGAKL, from the coding sequence ATGAAGCGCGCGATCGTCGCGGGGCTGCTCGGCGTCCTGTGCGCCGCCGCTGTCTTCGCGGCCGCGGTCTCCTTCGCCCCGTTCCAGACGCACATGGCGCTGCGCCGGCTGGCGCTGCGGCGGGGCGGCGCCCAGCGCGTGCCCGCCGGGCCGCTGCTCGCCTATGAGCTGAGCTCCTGCCGCCCCGGGGCGCCGTGCCGCTGCGTGGCGCTCGTCCACGGGATGGGCGACTCGGCGATGACCTGGGACAAGACCATGCTCGGCCGCGGCGGCGCGACGCTTCCCCCCGAGGGGATCATGCTGCTCGCGGTGGACATGCCCGGGACGGACGGCTCGGCGCCCGCGGCCGACTACGGCATCCGGGCGCAGGCGCGCGTGCTGCGCGCCGCGCTCGAGCCGCGCTGCCCGGAATGGACCGTGGCGGGCAACAGCCTCGGCGGCTGGATCTCGGGCTGGCTCGCCGTGGACTGGCCCCAGGGCGTGCGCCGCCTCGTGCTCGTCAACGCGGCGGGGCTCAGCGACCCGACCGCGCGCTCTCTCGAGGCGGCGAAGGTCCTGGCGGACCCGACGATCCCGGCGATGAAGGCCTTCAACGCCAAGGCCTACGGCAAGCCCCGGGCGGTGCCGGATCGGGCCTGGCCCGCGGCCGTGGCGTCCATCCGCGCGCGGCCCACGCGCGCGATCCTGGAGGCGCTCAAGCTCGAGGACGTCCTCGACTCCCGCCTCAAGGACGTGAAGGCCGACACGGTCATCCTGTGGGGGAGCGCCGACGGCGTCCTGCCCGCGGAGTTCGCCGAGCGCTTCCGCAAGGGCGTGCGCGGCTCGCGCGTGGAGCTGGTTCCGGGATGCGGCCATCTGCCCCAGCAGGAGTGCCCGGAGAGCGTCTCGCGGGCGTTGTTCGGCGCGAAGCTCTAG
- a CDS encoding phosphoglucomutase/phosphomannomutase family protein, whose protein sequence is MIRFGTSGWRGVVSDDFTFQNVRKVAHSVAGCVKESTEVGYNSDDYRQFLAGTAPSRVPTVVVGYDTRFQSEDFAHEVAAVFANDGIRTLLASADLPTPAVAWAVLANRAVGGVMITASHNPAQYNGFKWMPYWGGSASPNVTNDLERRIELLGDHAIKTMTDERSTREAWVDKVDFRKSYFDQLESLLDVKAIKKAKLKVGVDAMHGSARLYLRAFLEERLGVEVFARNEDRDVLLGGISPEPTPESTADLAEQVKKQKLHLGLACDGDGDRFGIIDAGGVWIQPNEVIALAYEHLVVNRGLKGKAARSVMTSHFIDAVAKSHGSETRETPVGFKYLGELLRSGPFLIAGEESGGLSIRGHVPEKDGILACVLMLELVAFEKKPLTTVRDRLFKGLGAFHGARLNYKMDRLRDIIELEARLKTKPPLELAGSSVWRIDQADGFKFILRDGAWLGLRSSGTEPVFRVYAEAHTPKRLAEMIDAGKKMLSGKF, encoded by the coding sequence ATGATCAGATTCGGCACTTCCGGGTGGCGCGGCGTCGTTTCGGACGACTTCACGTTCCAGAACGTTCGCAAGGTCGCCCACAGCGTGGCTGGGTGCGTGAAGGAGAGCACCGAGGTCGGCTACAACAGCGACGATTACCGCCAGTTCCTGGCGGGGACGGCGCCCTCCCGCGTGCCGACCGTCGTCGTGGGCTACGACACCCGCTTCCAGTCCGAGGATTTCGCGCACGAGGTCGCCGCGGTGTTCGCCAACGACGGCATCCGGACCTTGCTCGCCTCCGCCGACCTGCCGACGCCGGCCGTCGCCTGGGCCGTGCTCGCCAACAGGGCCGTCGGCGGCGTGATGATCACCGCCTCCCATAACCCCGCCCAGTACAACGGCTTCAAGTGGATGCCCTACTGGGGCGGCTCGGCCTCCCCGAACGTGACCAACGACCTGGAGCGCCGCATCGAGCTCCTCGGCGACCACGCGATCAAGACGATGACGGACGAGCGGTCGACCCGCGAGGCCTGGGTCGACAAGGTCGACTTCCGGAAGTCCTACTTCGACCAGCTCGAGAGCCTGCTCGACGTCAAGGCCATCAAGAAGGCCAAGCTCAAGGTCGGCGTCGACGCGATGCACGGCTCCGCGCGCCTGTACCTGCGCGCGTTCCTGGAGGAGCGCCTGGGCGTGGAAGTCTTCGCGCGCAACGAGGACCGCGACGTCCTGCTCGGCGGCATCTCGCCCGAGCCGACGCCCGAGTCCACGGCGGACCTCGCCGAGCAGGTCAAGAAGCAGAAGCTCCACCTCGGCCTCGCCTGCGACGGCGACGGCGACCGCTTCGGCATCATCGACGCGGGCGGCGTCTGGATCCAGCCGAACGAGGTCATCGCGCTCGCCTACGAGCACCTCGTCGTCAACCGCGGCCTGAAGGGCAAGGCCGCGCGCTCGGTCATGACTTCCCACTTCATCGACGCCGTGGCCAAGTCCCACGGCTCGGAGACGCGCGAGACGCCGGTCGGCTTCAAGTACCTCGGCGAGCTGCTGCGCTCGGGGCCCTTCCTGATCGCCGGCGAGGAATCCGGCGGCCTCTCGATCCGCGGGCATGTTCCTGAAAAAGACGGCATCCTCGCCTGCGTCCTGATGCTCGAGCTCGTCGCCTTCGAGAAGAAGCCGCTGACGACGGTGCGCGACCGGCTGTTCAAGGGCCTTGGCGCCTTCCACGGCGCCCGCCTCAACTACAAGATGGACCGCCTGCGCGACATCATCGAGCTCGAGGCGCGGCTGAAGACGAAGCCGCCGCTCGAGCTCGCGGGGTCCTCGGTCTGGCGCATCGACCAGGCCGACGGCTTCAAGTTCATCCTGCGCGACGGGGCCTGGCTCGGCCTGCGCAGCTCCGGCACCGAGCCGGTCTTCCGCGTGTACGCCGAGGCGCACACGCCCAAGCGCCTGGCGGAGATGATCGACGCCGGCAAAAAAATGCTGTCGGGGAAATTCTAA
- the eno gene encoding phosphopyruvate hydratase has product MAKIESVRAQEILDSRGFPTVGVEVVLSDGSVGWAGVPSGASTGEHEAVELRDGDKARYFGKGVLKAVANANGELAKAVKGREASDLAGLDAVMIALDGTPNKGRLGANAILAVSMATARAAAASAKTPLYAFLRQAYGITSDKWLLPAPMLNVVNGGKHADSGLDVQEFMIVPVDAPTFADALRAGAEIYQILKKKLAALKMTTAVGDEGGFAPRLKTHLEVLEILAASIKEGGYEGKVRLALDCAASEYHKDGKYVLEGKALSSVEIAEVYAGWAAKHGIVSIEDPLDENDWSGWAAMTAKLGDRFRLIGDDLFVTNPEFLARGIKEKAANAILIKLNQIGTITETVKAVTDAQNAGFSTVISHRSGETEDAFIADLAVALNAGAIKTGAPCRSERLAKYNRLLQIEAALGKKASYAGGSAFAATAGAR; this is encoded by the coding sequence ATGGCTAAAATCGAATCCGTTCGCGCTCAAGAGATACTGGACAGCCGGGGCTTCCCGACCGTCGGGGTCGAGGTCGTCCTTTCGGACGGGTCCGTCGGCTGGGCGGGCGTGCCCTCGGGCGCGTCCACCGGCGAGCACGAGGCCGTCGAGCTGCGCGACGGCGACAAGGCCCGCTACTTCGGCAAGGGCGTCCTCAAGGCCGTGGCCAACGCCAACGGCGAGCTCGCCAAGGCCGTGAAGGGCCGCGAGGCCTCCGACCTGGCCGGCCTCGACGCCGTGATGATCGCGCTCGACGGCACCCCGAACAAGGGACGTCTGGGCGCCAACGCCATACTCGCGGTCTCCATGGCGACGGCCCGCGCCGCGGCCGCCTCCGCCAAGACGCCGCTGTACGCCTTCCTCCGCCAGGCCTACGGCATCACGTCCGACAAGTGGCTACTGCCCGCGCCGATGCTCAACGTCGTCAACGGCGGCAAGCACGCCGACAGCGGCCTCGACGTTCAGGAGTTCATGATCGTCCCGGTCGACGCCCCGACCTTCGCCGACGCCCTGCGCGCCGGCGCGGAGATCTACCAGATCCTCAAGAAGAAGCTCGCCGCGCTCAAGATGACGACCGCGGTCGGCGACGAGGGCGGCTTCGCCCCGCGCCTGAAGACCCACCTCGAGGTCCTCGAGATCCTCGCGGCGTCGATCAAGGAAGGCGGCTACGAGGGCAAGGTGCGCCTGGCGCTCGACTGCGCGGCCAGCGAGTACCACAAGGACGGCAAGTACGTCCTCGAGGGCAAGGCCCTGAGCAGCGTCGAGATCGCCGAGGTGTACGCCGGCTGGGCGGCCAAGCACGGCATCGTCTCCATCGAGGATCCCCTGGACGAGAACGACTGGTCCGGCTGGGCGGCGATGACGGCCAAGCTCGGCGACCGCTTCCGTCTGATCGGCGACGACCTGTTCGTCACCAACCCGGAGTTCCTGGCGCGCGGCATCAAGGAGAAGGCGGCCAACGCCATCCTCATCAAGCTCAACCAGATCGGCACGATCACCGAGACGGTCAAAGCCGTCACCGACGCGCAGAATGCCGGGTTCTCGACGGTCATCTCCCATCGGAGCGGGGAGACCGAGGACGCGTTCATCGCGGACCTCGCCGTCGCCCTCAACGCGGGCGCCATCAAGACCGGCGCGCCGTGCCGCTCCGAGCGCCTGGCCAAGTACAACCGCCTCCTGCAGATCGAGGCGGCCCTGGGCAAGAAGGCCAGCTACGCGGGCGGCTCCGCGTTCGCGGCCACGGCCGGAGCGCGGTGA
- a CDS encoding septum formation initiator family protein: MKDRARRASAFVRAHWGRLLTGAALIFVFFGNGGFRSLTRNWLELRRLNKEIVALQAEEKELDGRLKALRSGDGPVERLARRELGYIKKGEIEYRFPPPQKKR; this comes from the coding sequence GTGAAGGACCGGGCCCGGCGCGCGTCCGCTTTCGTCCGCGCGCACTGGGGCCGGCTGCTGACGGGCGCCGCGCTGATCTTCGTGTTCTTCGGCAACGGCGGCTTCCGCTCGCTGACGCGCAACTGGCTCGAGCTGCGCCGCCTCAACAAGGAGATCGTCGCGCTCCAGGCCGAGGAGAAGGAGCTCGACGGCCGCCTCAAGGCCCTGCGCTCCGGGGACGGCCCCGTCGAGCGCCTCGCCCGCCGCGAGCTCGGCTACATCAAGAAGGGCGAGATCGAGTACCGCTTCCCGCCGCCGCAAAAGAAGCGCTAG
- a CDS encoding ATP-binding protein: protein MYTFLVIQRRRHLQAVQSLLSRNPVVAILGARQVGKTTLAKEARLAGRGPAAWFDLEDPAHLGRLADPMLALRGLRGLVVIDEVQRLPGLFPILRVLADRPGRPAKFLLLGSASPDLKRQGSESLAGRIAHHILPPLGLDEAGLSSLERLWVRGGFPRAFLARSEAASVEWRREFISAFLERDLPQLGFGLPARTMHRFWTMLAHYHGQIWNASEFARSFGVADTTVRNYLDALSATFLVRQLQPWHENLAKRQVKSPKVYLSDSGLLHALLGIESKGALESHPRLGASWEGFALETAIRTLGARPEECYFWATHAGAELDLLVVKGGKRFGFEFKRTEAPALTPSMKIALKDLKLHRLDVVHAGQETFPLAEKVRAIPLDQVRL, encoded by the coding sequence ATGTACACTTTCCTTGTGATCCAGCGCCGCCGGCATCTCCAGGCCGTGCAGTCCCTGCTGTCCAGGAACCCCGTGGTCGCCATCCTGGGCGCTCGTCAGGTCGGTAAAACCACTTTGGCCAAGGAGGCTCGCCTCGCCGGCCGCGGTCCGGCCGCGTGGTTCGATCTCGAGGACCCGGCCCATCTGGGGCGTCTGGCCGACCCCATGCTCGCCTTGCGCGGGCTGCGCGGACTGGTCGTGATCGACGAGGTCCAGAGGCTCCCCGGGCTGTTCCCGATCCTGCGCGTGCTCGCCGACCGTCCGGGCCGGCCCGCGAAGTTCCTTCTGCTGGGAAGCGCCTCGCCCGACCTCAAACGGCAAGGCTCGGAGTCCCTGGCGGGGCGGATCGCACATCACATCCTCCCGCCGTTGGGTTTGGACGAGGCGGGACTTTCCTCGTTGGAGCGACTCTGGGTGCGGGGCGGGTTTCCCCGGGCCTTTCTCGCCCGCTCGGAGGCGGCCAGCGTCGAGTGGCGCCGGGAGTTCATATCCGCATTCCTCGAACGAGACCTGCCCCAGCTTGGGTTCGGCCTGCCGGCGCGTACGATGCATCGTTTTTGGACCATGCTGGCCCATTACCACGGCCAGATCTGGAATGCCTCGGAGTTCGCCCGCTCCTTCGGGGTCGCCGATACGACCGTGCGGAATTATCTCGACGCCCTCTCCGCGACTTTTCTCGTGCGCCAGCTCCAGCCATGGCACGAGAACCTCGCTAAGCGGCAGGTGAAGTCTCCGAAAGTCTATCTATCGGACAGCGGCCTCCTGCACGCTTTGCTCGGCATAGAGAGCAAGGGAGCGCTCGAGAGCCACCCTCGGCTCGGCGCTTCCTGGGAGGGCTTCGCCTTGGAAACGGCGATCCGGACTTTGGGCGCGAGGCCCGAGGAGTGCTATTTCTGGGCGACGCATGCCGGGGCTGAGCTCGACCTTCTGGTCGTCAAAGGGGGAAAACGCTTTGGTTTTGAGTTCAAGCGGACCGAGGCGCCCGCCCTCACTCCCTCCATGAAGATCGCGCTTAAGGATTTAAAGCTCCACCGGCTCGACGTGGTCCATGCCGGGCAGGAGACCTTCCCCCTCGCGGAAAAGGTGCGAGCGATCCCGTTGGACCAGGTTCGCCTCTAG